The Argentina anserina chromosome 3, drPotAnse1.1, whole genome shotgun sequence genome includes a region encoding these proteins:
- the LOC126786008 gene encoding uncharacterized protein LOC126786008, which yields MNKGFWMAKGAGHENDGDATYGNPSRIEPKRSHQWFADSTEPQLFRNKKQAVHVPNSNLSMGMPTETVSWENPSSFQSVPHQFIDRLFGSDTESAANFSNRNMAPVGSDDWSIRTKGVDDQFGEDAPVNLSISHAIENPEVCLGYAGIRKIKVNQVKDSDTGMHASREHGSSREYNSNLPTSQAFDRTHETSFISPGQAYDKEHDNVTLMGHTYNLGAAHVRPLGANYGKREENVISIGDSYSKGNANMISFGGFPDEQDMNTMDRAAANYDQLYHQSSVQTSETANEKESDATNVNAADNNASVAKSRPEPVSKSKPEIKPVKKQAPNSFPSNVRSLISTGILDGVPVKYVSLAREELRGIIKGASYLCGCQSCNFTKGLNAYEFERHAGCKTKHPNNHIYFENGKTIYQIVQELRSTPESLLFDTMQTVFGAPINQKSFLSWKESFQAATRELQRIYGKEELNL from the exons ATG AACAAGGGGTTTTGGATGGCAAAGGGCGCAGGGCATGAAAATGATGGAGATGCAACTTATGGTAACCCTTCAAGAATTGAACCAAAGCGGTCTCACCAATGGTTTGCAGATTCTACTGAACCCCAGCTGTTCCGCAACAAAAAGCAAGCCGTACATGTTCCAAACAGCAATTTGAGCATGGGAATGCCAACTGAAACTGTCTCGTGGGAGAATCCTTCCAGTTTCCAGTCGGTTCCACATCAATTTATTGACCGATTATTTGGATCCGATACAGAAAGCGCTGCCAACTTTTCAAACAGGAACATGGCGCCTGTTGGATCAGATGATTGGAGCATAAGAACAAAGGGTGTTGATGACCAATTTGGAGAAGATGCACCTGTAAATTTGTCCATATCTCATGCTATTGAAAATCCTGAAGTATGTCTTGGCTATGCTGGAATTAGAAAAATTAAAGTCAACCAGGTTAAGGACAGCGACACAGGCATGCACGCATCAAGGGAACATGGTTCTAGTAGGGAATATAACAGTAACCTGCCCACAAGTCAGGCATTCGATAGGACACATGAAACCAGCTTCATATCACCTGGGCAGGCATATGATAAGGAGCATGATAATGTCACATTAATGGGTCATACCTACAACCTGGGAGCTGCACATGTCAGACCCTTAGGTGCCAACTATGGCaagagggaagaaaatgtgataTCAATAGGTGACAGTTACAGTAAAGGGAATGCCAATATGATATCTTTTGGCGGGTTTCCTGATGAACAAGATATGAACACCATGGACAGGGCTGCTGCAAACTATGATCAATTGTACCATCAGTCTTCAGTTCAAACATCAGAAACTGCGAATGAGAAAGAATCGGACGCGACAAATGTCAATGCAGCTGATAATAATGCGTCTGTAGCTAAATCAAGACCAGAACCAGTTTCCAAGAGTAAACCAGAAATCAAACCGGTAAAGAAACAAGCTCCAAACAGCTTCCCCTCTAATGTTAGAAGCTTGATTTCAACTGGTATCTTAGATGGCGTGCCTGTGAAGTATGTTTCCCTGGCACGTGAG GAACTTCGTGGAATTATAAAGGGTGCTAGCTATCTTTGTGGGTGTCAGTCATGTAACTTCACAAAG GGGCTTAATGCTTATGAATTTGAGCGGCATGCTGGTTGCAAAACAAAGCATCCAAACAATCACATATACTTTGAGAATGGGAAGACCATCTATCAGATAGTACAAGAATTAAGAAGCACCCCTGAGAGCTTGTTGTTTGATACAATGCAAACAGTCTTTGGTGCCCCGATCAATCAGAAATCTTTTCTCAGTTGGAAAG AATCCTTTCAAGCAGCTACTCGCGAACTTCAGCGCATTTATGGAAAGGAAGAACTGAACTTGTAG